In one window of Oryza sativa Japonica Group chromosome 9, ASM3414082v1 DNA:
- the LOC9266409 gene encoding uncharacterized protein isoform X2 produces the protein MEPDVGAEDAAADASTGGGSRRGSVPGGSAAAASRAAPPASPTSAAAATTLGASPAAAPPTGPASSPAASPALQTSAAAAASLVVVEPPASPTSAAATILGASPAPALPTSPETSIPAPPPPPSLVKVLDMDRAKTLIKEQDWDAVEGYIWSILCDNQEHCVDDFARLHPALYLMFREEKLFQLLAENKIDEAHIFYQHSIVSLEDRDGIFLPVDLGVRIKNLDPSNSSSVPIRRSTQEELSRYVKLYFPKSIGREEYTTCEQFVEKHQLQNISSEKDCMICLACGWEVLGMWKMRPHFVYAHHVKHCSGVTQDLLNRLKNIDGKFTKTSGVREDLAHFEEVLLRIESEVGCTLRVAGLKRAIWL, from the exons ATGGAACCAGACGTGGGGGCGGAAGACGCGGCGGCGGATGCCTCCACCGGCGGTGGGTCTCGTCGGGGATCCGTTCCCGGCGGTTCGGCCGCAGCAGCCTCTCGCGCCGCGCCTCCTGCTTCGCCgacgtcagcggcggcggcaaccaccCTCGGCGCGTCACCCGCTGCGGCTCCGCCGACGGGGCCAGCAAGCTCCCCCGCCGCGTCTCCTGCTTTGCAgacgtcagcggcggcggcagcctccctcgtcgtcgtcgagcctCCTGCTTCGCCGACGTCAGCGGCGGCAACCATCCTCGGCGCTTCACCCGCTCCTGCTCTGCCGACGTCGCCAGAAACCTCCAtccccgcgcctccgcctccgccttcgcT GGTGAAAGTTTTAGATATGGACCGTGCCAAAACTCTGATAAAAGAGCAAGACTGGGATGCGGTTGAAGGATATATATGGAGTATTCTTTGTGATAATCAAGAGCACTGTGTCGATGACTTTGCTAGACTTCATCCTGCGTTATATCTCATGTTTCGTGAAGAGAAACTGTTTCAGCTATTGGCAGAAAACAAGATTGATGAAGCTCATATCTTCTACCAACACTCAATCGTTTCACTTGAGGACAGAGATGGAATTTTCTTACCTGTTGATCTCGGTGTTAGGATAAAAAATTTGGACCCATCTAATTCTTCGTCGGTTCCTATTAGAAGAAGCACGCAAGAAGAGCTCTCGCGCTATGTGAAACTTTACTTTCCAAAATCAATTGG ACGGGAGGAATACACTACGTGTGAGCAATTCGTGGAGAAACATCAGCTGCAGAACATTTCATCTGAAAAAGATTGCATGATTTGCCTTGCTTGCGGGTGGGAAGTTTTGGGTATGTGGAAGATGAGACCTCACTTCGTATACGCACACCATGTTAAGCACTGTTCAGGGGTGACTCAAGATCTGTTGAATAGATTGAAAAATATTGATG GTAAGTTCACGAAGACAAGTGGTGTGAGGGAGGACTTGGCTCATTTTGAGGAGGTACTTTTGAGGATTGAGTCTGAAGTGGGATGTACTTTGAGGGTCGCTGGGTTGAAGAGGGCCATCTGGCTTTGA
- the LOC9266409 gene encoding uncharacterized protein isoform X1 encodes MEPDVGAEDAAADASTGGGSRRGSVPGGSAAAASRAAPPASPTSAAAATTLGASPAAAPPTGPASSPAASPALQTSAAAAASLVVVEPPASPTSAAATILGASPAPALPTSPETSIPAPPPPPSLVKVLDMDRAKTLIKEQDWDAVEGYIWSILCDNQEHCVDDFARLHPALYLMFREEKLFQLLAENKIDEAHIFYQHSIVSLEDRDGIFLPVDLGVRIKNLDPSNSSSVPIRRSTQEELSRYVKLYFPKSIGREEYTTCEQFVEKHQLQNISSEKDCMICLACGWEVLGMWKMRPHFVYAHHVKHCSGVTQDLLNRLKNIDGKPILDFTQLVGKFEMTASSMSSKYSSATKKLKRKKTDMVACRSGSKRSRGKRSEEKSEFCDEFVLEKAKLIHGFCVDLANLMKTYVPGEVHVCYKKILDIQLVASSLESNINQMKLKDVFGSSNEDLFGDDFDDVMLKKLSELYKLCIDLGKFTKTSGVREDLAHFEEVLLRIESEVGCTLRVAGLKRAIWL; translated from the exons ATGGAACCAGACGTGGGGGCGGAAGACGCGGCGGCGGATGCCTCCACCGGCGGTGGGTCTCGTCGGGGATCCGTTCCCGGCGGTTCGGCCGCAGCAGCCTCTCGCGCCGCGCCTCCTGCTTCGCCgacgtcagcggcggcggcaaccaccCTCGGCGCGTCACCCGCTGCGGCTCCGCCGACGGGGCCAGCAAGCTCCCCCGCCGCGTCTCCTGCTTTGCAgacgtcagcggcggcggcagcctccctcgtcgtcgtcgagcctCCTGCTTCGCCGACGTCAGCGGCGGCAACCATCCTCGGCGCTTCACCCGCTCCTGCTCTGCCGACGTCGCCAGAAACCTCCAtccccgcgcctccgcctccgccttcgcT GGTGAAAGTTTTAGATATGGACCGTGCCAAAACTCTGATAAAAGAGCAAGACTGGGATGCGGTTGAAGGATATATATGGAGTATTCTTTGTGATAATCAAGAGCACTGTGTCGATGACTTTGCTAGACTTCATCCTGCGTTATATCTCATGTTTCGTGAAGAGAAACTGTTTCAGCTATTGGCAGAAAACAAGATTGATGAAGCTCATATCTTCTACCAACACTCAATCGTTTCACTTGAGGACAGAGATGGAATTTTCTTACCTGTTGATCTCGGTGTTAGGATAAAAAATTTGGACCCATCTAATTCTTCGTCGGTTCCTATTAGAAGAAGCACGCAAGAAGAGCTCTCGCGCTATGTGAAACTTTACTTTCCAAAATCAATTGG ACGGGAGGAATACACTACGTGTGAGCAATTCGTGGAGAAACATCAGCTGCAGAACATTTCATCTGAAAAAGATTGCATGATTTGCCTTGCTTGCGGGTGGGAAGTTTTGGGTATGTGGAAGATGAGACCTCACTTCGTATACGCACACCATGTTAAGCACTGTTCAGGGGTGACTCAAGATCTGTTGAATAGATTGAAAAATATTGATGGTAAGCCTATTCTAGATTTTACTCAGTTGGTTGGCAAGTTTGAAATGACAGCATCTTCTATGTCAAGCAAATATTCATCAGCAACCAAGAAACTCAAAAGGAAGAAAACTGATATGGTTGCATGTAGGTCTGGTTCGAAACGATCTAGGGGAAAGAGAAGTGAAGAAAAATCAGAGTTTTGTGATGAATTTGTTTTGGAGAAAGCTAAGCTAATTCACGGTTTTTGTGTTGATCTTGCCAACTTAATGAAAACATACGTTCCTGGGGAAGTACATGTGTGTTATAAGAAGATTTTGGATATTCAGCTGGTTGCATCTTCATTGGAGTCTAACATAAACCAAATGAAGTTAAAAGATGTTTTTGGGAGTAGTAATGAGGACCTCTTTGGTGATGACTTTGATGATGTTATGCTCAAAAAGCTTTCTGAACTGTACAAGCTCTGTATTGACCTAGGTAAGTTCACGAAGACAAGTGGTGTGAGGGAGGACTTGGCTCATTTTGAGGAGGTACTTTTGAGGATTGAGTCTGAAGTGGGATGTACTTTGAGGGTCGCTGGGTTGAAGAGGGCCATCTGGCTTTGA